The stretch of DNA TCTGGGGCGAGCATCGGAGTAACAGTAAGGAAGTAGACCGGCACACCACTGTTGTTGACGTATCTAACAGCGGCTGTTTTTCTTTTCTCGTCCACAACAAGCCACGCAGCTACCTTACTCGCCTGCTCTTGCTCGTCTTTCTCGTCACGCCGCTTTTGCTCGTCTGCTGAGAACTTGACCTGTTTCCATGCGGCACGGGCAGCCCAAAGGGCAGTACCAAAAGCGCATATAGAGAATATTGCCGAGATCCACGTGGGGACATTTCCCCAATCAATACCAGTCACTCCAGCGATCTTAACGGCTACACACCGAGCTGGCGTCGGTATTCCTCGATCGCCGACACGCTCGCTTTCTCCGTCACTTGTCCGCGCTCGATCTCGATACGTGCCCGGCGTCGCGCACCTTCGGTGACCAGCAGGTCGGACATCGCGCTCATCAGTGCAGCGAACATCTGCGACGACGGCCGCGCCGAGCGGAGGTAGCGGTCCACCTCGTGCGCGACAAGGCGCGCGGTCTGCCAGTCGCTGGGCTCAAAATACTTCGACTGCGCCGACTCGGTCAGCGCCCGGTACCAGTCGACGACCAACGGGTGCGGGTCTTCCAGACCGAGATCCGGGCAAGCGACCCCTTGACCCTCTTCTGTCACGGTGACGGTATCGATGTCGGCGTGGTTACGGCGGATGCGCTGATCGGCCCGCTTCGGAACGGGGCCGCGTGTTCCCATTCCGCGGCCCTCCTTCCGTGTCGCTGCGGGAAATGAGCGATTGTGACCTGCTGGCCGCGGCTAGGCCGCTAGGCTGCGCCCATGACCATGCGAGACCGGTCCGGGCGCGAAAAGTGGGCGGACCTGTGGGAGGACATGAGCTACCGCGTCGTCGCTGAGGATCGGGTGGATGACGTCGTTCTCCGAACCGTGTGGGAAGGCATCGACGACGTGCCCTCGGCGATGTTCTTCATCGGCGTCTGCCGAGACGGTGGCACGTTCGACACCGTGTCCTCGGCCGATACCGAAGCCGAGGCACGGTTGCGCCATCAGCACGCAGCCGAGCTGCTTCGTGCACTGTCCTCCAAGGCCGAGATGCTGCGCCGCGTGCGCGAAGGCATGACGGAGTCGTCTACGCCTTCACCGTAGGCCCCGGCACGAAGGCACTTTGCCTACCAGCCCCGCGGCAGCGTCGATCGCAACACGCTGGTGCGACTGGAGGTCCTGCTGCCCCATTGCCGTGTGCGACGGCTCGTACGGGTCAACGATCCCGGTACGTATGCCGGCCAATTCCTCGATGACCGCCAAACCGTGAAATGGCACGGTGTTCGGGTCATAGCCACCTTCATGGCTGAACACGAGGCGACCCGCGGACAGCTCCCATGCGGCGTCGAGCAGTAGCCGTGTCAGGACGCGGTAGGCCGAGGTCGACAACATCTGTCGGCCGAGTGGATCGCCGGCACCGGCGTCGTACCCAGCGGCGACCATGATCAGGTCTGGGTCGAATCGCTCCAACGCCGGGAGTACGACACGGTCGAATGTGTCGCGGTAGGCACCGTTCCCCGAGCCTGGGGGTAAGGGCACGTTGATCGATGTGCCTGTGCCAGCGCCCTCGCCGTTCTCGGCCACCCCGCCGGAGTTGGCGGGGTAGTTATTGTCCTGGTGCAAGCTGATCGTCAGCACGCGCGGGTCGTCGTAAAAGATCTGTTGTGTCCCGTTGCCATGATGAACGTCCCAGTCGACCACGGCGATGCGGCCGACCTCCTCGGAGTCAAGCAGCTCGGCCGCGGTGATGGCGATGTTGTTCAGCAGACAGAAGCCCATGCCGTGCGTCCGGGTCGCGTGGTGTCCCGGCGGTCTCACCAAGGCGTAGGCGTTGTCGACCGCGCCGAACAGAACCGCCGACGCCGCGGACAGCGTGCCGCCGGCGGCCAACAGCGCGATGTCGTAGGAGTCCCTGCCGAATGGGCTCGATCCCTGTTTGCCGAGGGCACCGCCCCCGCTTGCGCTCGCTTCCCGCAGTTTCTCCAGGTAGGAACCGTCGTGGACTCGGAGAACCTGCTCAGGCTCGACGCACACCGGCTCGATGCGCGTCAGTTCCTCCAACAAGCCAGAGGATTCGACAAGCTCGTGCAGTCGACGCTTGGTGTCCGGATGCTCGAAGTGCTGGCCCGGTTGAATGCCGCGGAGCGGCGAAGCGCCGAACAGCCCTGCCGCACTTCCGGTGTCATGCCAGCCATACAGCGAATGCCACACGTACCCGGTCGTCATTGATCTCCATTCCTCACTAGCGAACCGGGTCCTCGTGACCTGAAAACCCGTACAACTGCTGGGCCGCTATGCCCACCGAGCCCGAATAGGCAGGGGTAGGGGTCCCTCCCCTGGTCACTGCTCGCC from Saccharopolyspora sp. SCSIO 74807 encodes:
- a CDS encoding class II histone deacetylase — protein: MTTGYVWHSLYGWHDTGSAAGLFGASPLRGIQPGQHFEHPDTKRRLHELVESSGLLEELTRIEPVCVEPEQVLRVHDGSYLEKLREASASGGGALGKQGSSPFGRDSYDIALLAAGGTLSAASAVLFGAVDNAYALVRPPGHHATRTHGMGFCLLNNIAITAAELLDSEEVGRIAVVDWDVHHGNGTQQIFYDDPRVLTISLHQDNNYPANSGGVAENGEGAGTGTSINVPLPPGSGNGAYRDTFDRVVLPALERFDPDLIMVAAGYDAGAGDPLGRQMLSTSAYRVLTRLLLDAAWELSAGRLVFSHEGGYDPNTVPFHGLAVIEELAGIRTGIVDPYEPSHTAMGQQDLQSHQRVAIDAAAGLVGKVPSCRGLR